Proteins encoded within one genomic window of Gallaecimonas pentaromativorans:
- a CDS encoding TRAP transporter large permease, giving the protein MALSVVVLLALFFVLLLINVPISFCIGIATVATLLINVDFETAVSTVSQRMVGGIDSFALLAIPFFILSGLIMGRGGIARRLIECAMALIGALPGGLALVNVVSCMLFGAISGSAVAATSAIGSFMVPQMESKGYSRDFSAAVTAAAATTGMLIPPSNILIIYAIASGGVSIAALFVAGYLPGILLGLALMLVCAIYAKVKGYPVGDRLQWSQVLPKVGAALPSLLLIVVVIGGIIGGIFTATEAGAVAVIYALVLSMVFYKEVKPSQLPGILLKAVETTAIVMFLIACSSAMSWLLSFEQIPQAISQALVTLSDNPIVILLIINLVLIVVGAFLDMTPAVLIFTPIFLPVAESLGMSPLHFGIMIVLNLSIGLCSPPVGSVLFVGCAVANTTIERLLKPLLPLYIAMFAVLMLVTYVPAISEALPRWMGL; this is encoded by the coding sequence ATGGCGTTATCTGTTGTGGTCTTGCTGGCGCTGTTTTTTGTGCTGCTGCTCATTAACGTACCCATTTCCTTTTGTATCGGCATCGCTACCGTGGCCACCTTGCTTATCAATGTGGACTTTGAAACGGCGGTCAGTACGGTGTCCCAGCGTATGGTGGGGGGCATCGACAGCTTTGCGCTGCTGGCCATTCCGTTTTTCATTCTCTCGGGGCTCATCATGGGCCGGGGCGGCATTGCCCGGCGGCTGATTGAGTGCGCCATGGCGCTCATTGGCGCCTTGCCCGGCGGCCTAGCGCTGGTGAACGTGGTGTCTTGCATGTTGTTTGGGGCCATTTCCGGCTCGGCGGTAGCGGCCACCTCGGCCATCGGCAGCTTTATGGTGCCGCAGATGGAGAGCAAGGGTTACAGCCGTGATTTCAGCGCGGCAGTCACTGCTGCCGCGGCCACCACCGGCATGCTCATTCCCCCCAGCAACATCCTTATCATCTACGCCATCGCCAGCGGCGGGGTGTCCATCGCCGCGCTCTTTGTGGCCGGTTACCTGCCGGGGATTTTGCTGGGGCTGGCGCTGATGCTGGTGTGCGCCATTTATGCCAAGGTCAAGGGCTACCCGGTGGGGGATAGGCTGCAATGGTCGCAGGTATTGCCCAAAGTGGGGGCAGCGCTACCCAGCCTGCTGCTGATTGTGGTGGTGATTGGCGGCATTATCGGCGGCATCTTTACCGCCACCGAGGCCGGCGCCGTGGCGGTGATTTACGCCCTGGTGCTGTCCATGGTGTTTTATAAAGAGGTCAAACCCAGCCAACTGCCGGGCATTTTGCTCAAAGCGGTGGAAACCACCGCCATCGTCATGTTCCTTATCGCCTGCTCCAGCGCCATGTCCTGGCTGCTGTCTTTTGAGCAAATTCCCCAGGCCATCAGCCAGGCGCTGGTGACCCTGAGCGACAACCCCATCGTTATTTTGCTCATCATCAACCTGGTGTTGATTGTGGTGGGGGCCTTTTTGGACATGACCCCGGCGGTGCTCATTTTTACCCCCATCTTCTTGCCGGTGGCCGAGTCGCTGGGCATGTCGCCGCTGCACTTTGGCATCATGATTGTGCTCAACCTCTCTATTGGCCTGTGCTCGCCGCCGGTGGGCAGCGTGCTGTTTGTGGGCTGCGCCGTAGCCAACACCACCATAGAACGGCTGCTCAAACCCCTGTTACCACTGTACATCGCCATGTTTGCGGTGCTGATGCTGGTTACCTATGTGCCGGCCATCAGCGAAGCCTTGCCGCGATGGATGGGACTCTAG
- a CDS encoding gamma-glutamylcyclotransferase family protein: protein MHKLFSYGTLQLPQVQQETFGRLLQGDKDSLPGYVLASITIRDPEVIRKSGTAIHPILQYTGKASDQVPGTVFLLTDRELAQSDAYEVEEYRRVEAVMASGQTAWIYADASEYQAG, encoded by the coding sequence ATGCACAAGCTCTTTTCCTACGGCACCCTGCAACTGCCTCAGGTACAACAGGAAACCTTTGGCCGGTTGCTGCAAGGCGATAAAGACAGTCTGCCAGGTTATGTGCTGGCCAGCATCACCATCCGCGACCCGGAAGTGATCCGCAAAAGCGGTACCGCCATCCACCCCATTCTCCAATACACCGGCAAGGCCAGTGACCAGGTACCCGGCACCGTATTTTTGCTCACCGACCGCGAGCTGGCCCAGTCTGACGCTTACGAGGTGGAAGAATACCGGCGTGTTGAAGCCGTTATGGCGTCAGGGCAAACAGCCTGGATCTATGCCGATGCCAGTGAGTATCAAGCGGGCTAA
- a CDS encoding TRAP transporter small permease, whose translation MKLLTQMLDLALKWVLIAAMAAIVLVVSWQVLSRYVLQSPSSNTEEMARFLLIWVGMLGAAYSYRMKAHLGLSLLTDRLGPVQGRRADALVHLCVLLFAGAVMVAGGYHLMSLTLELKQVSAAMGIEMGWVYSVVPLSGLLMMFYACEHLLTRRAG comes from the coding sequence ATGAAATTACTGACGCAAATGTTGGACCTGGCCCTCAAATGGGTGCTCATTGCCGCCATGGCCGCCATCGTGCTGGTGGTGAGCTGGCAGGTGCTGTCGCGCTACGTGCTGCAAAGCCCCAGCTCCAACACCGAAGAGATGGCCCGTTTCCTGCTGATTTGGGTGGGCATGCTGGGAGCCGCTTACAGCTACCGGATGAAGGCGCATTTGGGCCTGAGCCTGTTAACCGACCGCCTCGGCCCGGTGCAGGGGCGGCGTGCTGATGCTCTGGTGCACCTTTGCGTGCTGCTGTTTGCCGGCGCGGTGATGGTGGCCGGCGGTTATCACCTGATGTCGCTGACCCTTGAGCTTAAACAAGTGTCGGCGGCCATGGGTATTGAGATGGGCTGGGTGTATTCGGTGGTACCGCTGTCGGGGCTGCTGATGATGTTTTATGCCTGTGAGCACTTGCTGACCAGGAGGGCCGGCTGA
- the kduD gene encoding 2-dehydro-3-deoxy-D-gluconate 5-dehydrogenase KduD, with product MFSLTGKRALVTGASRGLGQAMALGLAENGAEVICASSREGGCDDTVAKIRALGGKAVALAADLGDSDAVRALADKALAGGRVDVLVNNGGCIYREDALDHPLAEFQKVMQVNLESAFLLSQLLGREMVAKGSGKIINIASMLSYSGGIRVPAYTASKHAIAGITKALANEWGRFGVQVNAIAPGYFRTDNTQALQDDAARSQEIENRIPAGRWGEPEDLKGAVVFLASSASDYINGQVLAVDGGWLAR from the coding sequence ATGTTCAGCCTGACAGGAAAACGCGCTTTGGTAACCGGCGCCAGCCGTGGTTTGGGGCAAGCCATGGCACTGGGGTTGGCCGAAAATGGCGCCGAGGTGATCTGTGCCAGCTCACGAGAAGGTGGCTGCGATGACACGGTTGCCAAAATTCGTGCCCTCGGTGGCAAGGCTGTGGCCTTGGCGGCTGACCTGGGTGACAGCGACGCGGTGCGGGCCTTGGCTGACAAGGCCCTGGCCGGTGGCAGGGTTGACGTGCTGGTCAACAACGGCGGCTGCATTTATCGGGAAGACGCCCTGGATCACCCCTTGGCCGAATTTCAAAAGGTGATGCAGGTGAACTTGGAGTCGGCCTTTTTGCTCAGCCAATTGCTGGGGCGGGAGATGGTGGCCAAAGGCAGCGGCAAAATCATCAATATCGCCTCCATGCTCTCATACAGCGGCGGTATCAGGGTGCCGGCCTACACCGCCTCCAAACACGCCATCGCCGGGATCACCAAGGCCCTGGCTAACGAATGGGGGCGCTTTGGGGTGCAGGTCAACGCCATAGCGCCGGGCTATTTTCGCACCGACAACACCCAGGCCCTGCAAGACGACGCGGCGCGCAGCCAGGAAATTGAAAACCGTATTCCCGCTGGCCGCTGGGGCGAGCCGGAAGATTTAAAAGGGGCCGTGGTGTTCCTGGCGTCAAGCGCCAGTGACTACATCAACGGCCAGGTGCTGGCGGTCGACGGCGGCTGGCTGGCCCGATAA
- a CDS encoding TRAP transporter substrate-binding protein: protein MRALIGKLLPVALGLMLLGGCHQESKVTVLRMAHTLDSKHVVHQSMEYMAQRLELYSGGQMRLMIYPNGQLGTERELVELLQIGSLAMTKVSASTLEGFVPQMQLFSIPYVFKDRDQFWRVLDSDIGQNLLAQTRPAHLIGLGYYDAGSRSFYSSKGFIQSPADIKGKKIRVLNSPTAVKMINTMGGAATPIAWGELYAALQQGVVDGAENNPPSYYLSHHYEVAPYYSLDEHSFVPDVILASQKVWDSLNPQQQKWLRQAVDDSIVFEKNLWQKASDDAIKAVEAKGVEVIRPDKAPFIAAVKPIHDSFKGTAVGRLLERIKTM from the coding sequence ATGCGAGCCCTTATCGGTAAATTGCTACCGGTGGCATTGGGCCTGATGCTCCTGGGGGGGTGTCATCAGGAATCCAAGGTCACGGTGCTACGAATGGCACACACCCTGGACAGCAAGCACGTGGTGCACCAGTCCATGGAGTACATGGCGCAGCGCCTGGAGCTGTATTCTGGCGGCCAGATGCGCCTGATGATCTACCCCAACGGCCAACTGGGCACCGAGCGCGAGCTGGTGGAGCTCTTGCAAATCGGCAGCCTGGCCATGACCAAGGTCTCGGCCAGTACCCTTGAGGGTTTTGTACCGCAGATGCAGCTCTTTTCCATTCCTTATGTCTTTAAGGACCGCGACCAATTCTGGCGGGTGCTGGACAGCGATATCGGCCAGAACCTGCTGGCCCAGACCCGGCCCGCACACCTGATTGGCCTGGGCTACTACGATGCTGGCAGCCGCAGCTTTTATTCGTCCAAGGGTTTTATCCAGAGCCCGGCCGACATCAAGGGCAAGAAGATCCGGGTACTCAACAGCCCCACCGCCGTGAAGATGATCAACACCATGGGCGGCGCCGCTACCCCCATCGCCTGGGGTGAGCTTTACGCCGCCTTGCAACAAGGGGTGGTGGACGGCGCCGAGAACAACCCGCCCAGCTACTACCTCTCCCACCACTACGAGGTGGCGCCTTATTACAGCCTGGACGAGCACAGCTTCGTGCCGGACGTGATTTTGGCCAGCCAAAAGGTCTGGGACAGCCTCAACCCCCAGCAGCAAAAGTGGCTGCGCCAGGCGGTAGACGACTCCATCGTCTTTGAGAAAAACCTCTGGCAAAAAGCCTCCGACGACGCCATCAAGGCGGTGGAAGCCAAAGGGGTAGAGGTGATTCGCCCGGACAAGGCGCCCTTTATCGCCGCCGTTAAACCCATCCACGACAGCTTCAAGGGCACGGCGGTTGGCCGCCTCCTTGAGCGCATCAAAACCATGTGA
- a CDS encoding FAD-dependent monooxygenase: protein MNVDLVINGGGMVGAALALALGRQGMQVVLIEQQAPRLPAQLDPRVSAISEGAVRYLESLGVALPAAHCQPYQHLAVYEGAQQCLFSSDEIGCEQLGVFIENTRLQQAIWDALPAAVTVKLARASTFTHHSDGVSLTLDNGDAIHARLAIAADGANSWLRDQAGIGLTGWDYRQRCLLVAVKTQGQMSDTTWQQFTPTGPKAWLPMVDNQAVLAWYDSPGEIKRLAALSPAQLAEEAKKVYPAQLGEIEVLSAGNFALTRRHAQRYGQNGVWLVGDAAHTINPLAGQGVNLGFRDVEVLGRLIGAAFTQGEPWWSDSQLKAYERARKPHNLLMQTMMDACYKGFSNDKPLLGKLRGLAVMGLDFLPPLKKQILRYAAGLS from the coding sequence ATGAACGTGGATCTGGTTATCAATGGCGGCGGCATGGTGGGTGCGGCCCTGGCTCTCGCCCTTGGCCGCCAAGGCATGCAAGTGGTACTTATTGAGCAGCAAGCGCCGCGGCTGCCGGCCCAGCTTGACCCAAGGGTCAGCGCCATCAGCGAAGGGGCGGTGCGTTACCTTGAAAGCCTCGGCGTTGCCTTGCCTGCCGCCCATTGCCAGCCCTACCAGCATCTGGCGGTATATGAAGGCGCCCAGCAATGCCTTTTTAGCAGCGATGAAATCGGCTGCGAGCAGTTAGGGGTCTTTATCGAAAATACCCGCCTGCAACAGGCGATTTGGGATGCATTGCCCGCCGCCGTAACGGTAAAACTGGCCCGTGCCAGTACCTTTACTCACCACAGTGATGGGGTCAGCCTGACCTTGGATAATGGTGATGCCATTCATGCACGGCTCGCCATTGCCGCCGACGGCGCCAACTCCTGGCTGCGCGACCAGGCCGGTATTGGCCTGACCGGCTGGGACTATCGCCAGCGCTGCCTGCTGGTGGCGGTAAAAACCCAGGGCCAGATGAGCGATACCACCTGGCAGCAATTTACCCCTACTGGCCCCAAGGCCTGGCTGCCGATGGTCGACAACCAGGCGGTGCTGGCCTGGTACGACAGCCCTGGCGAGATAAAAAGGCTGGCGGCCTTAAGCCCGGCGCAATTGGCCGAAGAGGCCAAAAAGGTATACCCGGCGCAGCTTGGGGAAATCGAGGTGCTGAGCGCCGGCAACTTTGCTCTTACCCGCCGCCATGCCCAGCGTTATGGCCAGAATGGCGTCTGGCTGGTGGGGGACGCCGCCCACACCATTAACCCGCTGGCAGGGCAGGGGGTGAACCTCGGCTTTCGCGATGTGGAAGTACTCGGCCGCCTTATCGGCGCCGCCTTCACCCAGGGCGAGCCCTGGTGGAGTGACAGCCAGCTAAAGGCGTACGAGCGTGCCCGTAAACCCCATAATCTCTTGATGCAAACCATGATGGACGCCTGCTACAAGGGCTTTTCCAACGACAAGCCGCTGCTTGGCAAATTGCGTGGCCTGGCGGTAATGGGCCTTGATTTCCTCCCCCCCCTCAAAAAACAGATCCTGCGCTACGCCGCGGGGCTCAGCTAG
- a CDS encoding DUF4861 family protein, which produces MDCKAFTLAVLALATAPAMAAAPLLTLTIHNPNPAALSQVLEVPLAGHNLPAMLKSDSGEVDTEDKNGDGKADTLLLWVTVPANGQQQVNISQGNAKPMARTHAELSVRQGGKWQGQKYVADGFTFKEADQYQTPPQLTDHSFYLRYEGPGWESDKIGYRLYLDWRNASDVFGKRTSDMVLKDVGQDGYESYHHLSDWGMDVLKVGKSLGIGSLGRLTGQGIAHFKDVKDTRYQLEKDGGLRSAFKVHYRGWKVNDETLDVDSRYQIDAGSYASKVTVSTRPATQNLVTGLVKLPATELLKGSSGDWHYMATWGKQSLSGKDDNLGLALFYKASEVAKVSEGDHDHMLQFTASEQPLHYYLMSYWPDPAKASSGDEAHFKALLTEQLTRLASPLKVSQVDWH; this is translated from the coding sequence ATGGACTGCAAAGCCTTCACCCTCGCCGTGCTGGCCCTGGCCACAGCCCCGGCCATGGCCGCCGCGCCGCTACTGACCCTGACCATTCACAACCCCAACCCCGCCGCCCTGTCTCAGGTGCTGGAAGTGCCCCTGGCCGGCCACAACCTACCGGCCATGCTCAAAAGCGATAGCGGCGAGGTGGACACCGAGGACAAAAACGGCGACGGCAAAGCCGACACCCTGCTGCTGTGGGTAACGGTGCCGGCCAATGGCCAGCAACAGGTGAATATCAGCCAGGGCAATGCCAAACCTATGGCCCGTACCCATGCCGAGCTGTCGGTGCGCCAGGGCGGTAAATGGCAGGGCCAAAAGTACGTGGCCGACGGTTTTACTTTTAAAGAGGCCGACCAATACCAGACCCCGCCACAACTGACCGACCACTCCTTTTACCTGCGCTACGAGGGGCCGGGCTGGGAGAGCGACAAAATCGGTTACCGGCTTTATCTCGATTGGCGCAACGCCTCGGATGTGTTCGGCAAACGCACCAGCGACATGGTGCTAAAAGACGTGGGCCAGGACGGCTATGAGAGCTATCACCACCTGAGCGACTGGGGCATGGACGTGCTCAAGGTGGGTAAATCCTTAGGCATTGGCTCCCTTGGCCGCCTCACCGGCCAAGGCATCGCTCATTTTAAAGACGTTAAAGACACCCGCTACCAGTTGGAAAAAGACGGCGGCCTGCGCTCAGCCTTCAAGGTGCATTACCGGGGCTGGAAGGTGAATGACGAAACCCTGGATGTGGACAGCCGCTACCAGATTGATGCCGGCAGCTACGCCAGCAAGGTGACTGTCAGCACCCGCCCTGCCACCCAAAACCTGGTCACAGGCCTGGTTAAGCTCCCCGCTACCGAGCTGTTAAAAGGCAGCAGCGGCGACTGGCACTACATGGCCACCTGGGGCAAGCAAAGCCTATCAGGCAAGGACGACAACCTGGGCCTGGCACTTTTTTATAAAGCCAGCGAAGTGGCCAAGGTCAGTGAAGGCGACCACGACCATATGCTGCAATTTACCGCCTCCGAGCAGCCGCTACATTATTACCTGATGAGCTACTGGCCCGACCCAGCCAAGGCCAGCAGCGGCGACGAAGCCCACTTCAAGGCGCTTTTGACCGAACAGCTGACCCGCCTGGCCAGCCCGTTGAAAGTCAGCCAGGTAGACTGGCACTGA
- a CDS encoding TonB-dependent receptor, translating to MQPKFKLNRIASSLVVAGLYFGGASLAMAAEEPAKEGTQQTADDMEVIEVTGYRASLNRSMLDKRAAVGSKESIMAEDIGKFPDLNVAEALQRIPGITITREAGEGRQVSLRGLGPSFTRVTINGMDSAAATGGSDASGSVNTSRAFDFNIFASELFKQVDVYKTPEASRDVGLAGAINMRTARPFDFDGFKTALSLKGAYSELPDKTDPRASFLISDTFADDTLGALLSVAYSKRSIREEGHTTVRWQKNNFSAVGANANGELNGSFYPRFPRATGVLNEQKRLGVTASFQYRPSDKVEMTLDVLHAELNNDRDEYQYSAPLSKNTSQITPVAAVLNGDEIVAGKFEHVSTVSEYRRDRMETDFDQYTFNTDWQITDDFKANILLGYGDSTYKNPLQNTVGIANNDSTFSYSYASNIDVNNITNGTAVRNMDMPNMVWGFDTTDPNNYVVDLMRVRSTKTDNSNKVAEFNFTYLGKDDAKLHFGAGYRKYEMEFRDYRNSGENNFDGDPVTGDMAHLLPLGDYGDGLDPTYFPNASNWLTPNYGAFMAAYMGQPGTEQELSGQRSFGVSETIYNAYAQFDNVSSLFGKTLRYNFGVRVERTKTTSDTYVGGDVDAFVNFENFYTDVLPSANFALDLTDQLVGRFSMAKAITRPSLGSLAGAVNPSSVNQKISSGNPKLEPFRANQIDLGLEWYGEDESMVGASVFYKDIEQWISSENSSRLLTPSEVTEYNLDTSYFNPATDQFAFTNPVNSPGFDILGYEFIYQQPFSFLPGFLKNFGVVTNFTYVDAKTDYEKEDGVFDSAPITGLSKISYNATLYYETDVYGARLSYNYRDKYLNNLGTTSNNGNDSNGFKDVGYLDFSAFYNINDNLSISLEAINLTDEYSFFWVDRDAQRPYEVLHTGRQYFLGLRASF from the coding sequence ATGCAGCCCAAGTTCAAACTGAATCGTATTGCGTCCAGCCTGGTAGTGGCCGGTCTTTATTTTGGGGGAGCGAGCCTTGCTATGGCCGCCGAAGAGCCTGCCAAAGAGGGTACCCAGCAGACAGCAGATGATATGGAAGTCATTGAAGTTACAGGGTATAGGGCTAGCTTAAACCGCTCCATGCTGGATAAGCGTGCCGCCGTGGGCTCCAAAGAAAGCATCATGGCTGAAGATATCGGCAAGTTTCCTGACTTGAACGTTGCCGAAGCCCTGCAGCGTATTCCCGGCATTACCATCACCCGTGAAGCAGGCGAAGGCCGCCAAGTCTCCTTGCGAGGCCTTGGCCCCAGTTTTACCCGGGTGACCATCAACGGCATGGACTCTGCCGCTGCCACCGGTGGCTCCGACGCCTCGGGCAGTGTTAACACCAGCCGCGCCTTCGACTTCAACATTTTCGCCTCAGAGCTCTTTAAGCAGGTGGACGTGTACAAAACTCCGGAAGCATCTCGCGATGTGGGCCTGGCTGGCGCCATTAACATGCGCACTGCCCGCCCCTTTGACTTTGACGGTTTTAAAACCGCCCTGTCGCTCAAGGGCGCTTACTCTGAGCTGCCGGATAAAACCGACCCTCGGGCCTCGTTTTTGATCTCTGACACCTTTGCCGACGACACCTTGGGCGCCCTGCTGTCGGTGGCTTACTCCAAGCGTTCCATTCGCGAAGAAGGCCACACCACGGTGCGCTGGCAAAAAAACAATTTTTCGGCGGTAGGCGCCAATGCCAATGGTGAGCTGAACGGCTCTTTTTACCCACGTTTCCCTCGGGCAACCGGGGTGCTGAACGAGCAAAAGCGTTTAGGCGTAACGGCTTCCTTTCAATATCGCCCCAGCGACAAGGTAGAAATGACCCTGGACGTGCTCCATGCCGAGCTCAACAACGACCGGGACGAGTACCAATATTCGGCGCCGCTCTCCAAGAACACCTCCCAAATAACGCCGGTGGCGGCGGTGCTGAACGGCGACGAGATTGTGGCCGGTAAATTCGAGCATGTGTCCACGGTGTCGGAGTATCGCCGTGACCGCATGGAAACCGACTTTGACCAGTACACCTTCAATACCGATTGGCAGATCACCGACGACTTCAAAGCCAACATTTTGCTGGGCTATGGCGATTCAACCTACAAGAACCCGCTGCAAAACACCGTGGGTATCGCCAACAACGACAGCACCTTCTCCTACAGCTATGCCAGCAACATCGATGTCAACAACATCACCAACGGCACGGCGGTCAGGAACATGGACATGCCCAACATGGTGTGGGGCTTTGATACCACCGATCCGAACAATTACGTAGTGGACTTGATGCGGGTGCGCTCCACCAAGACCGACAACTCCAACAAGGTGGCGGAGTTCAACTTCACCTACCTGGGTAAAGACGACGCCAAGCTGCATTTTGGCGCCGGCTATCGCAAATACGAGATGGAGTTTCGGGACTATCGCAACAGTGGCGAGAACAACTTCGACGGCGACCCGGTCACCGGCGATATGGCCCACCTGTTGCCCCTTGGCGATTACGGCGACGGCCTGGACCCAACCTATTTCCCCAACGCCAGCAACTGGCTAACCCCCAACTACGGCGCCTTTATGGCCGCCTACATGGGCCAACCGGGCACCGAACAGGAACTCTCTGGCCAGCGCTCGTTTGGGGTCAGTGAAACCATCTACAACGCCTATGCCCAGTTCGATAACGTATCGAGCCTCTTTGGCAAGACCCTGCGTTATAACTTCGGGGTTCGGGTCGAGCGCACCAAGACCACCTCCGACACCTATGTAGGTGGTGACGTGGATGCCTTCGTCAACTTTGAAAACTTCTACACCGACGTATTGCCCTCGGCCAACTTCGCCCTGGATTTGACCGACCAGCTGGTAGGCCGCTTCTCCATGGCCAAGGCCATTACCCGCCCCAGCCTTGGCAGCCTGGCAGGCGCCGTTAACCCCAGCTCGGTCAACCAGAAAATCAGCTCCGGCAACCCCAAGCTTGAGCCATTCCGTGCCAACCAGATTGATTTGGGCCTGGAGTGGTATGGGGAAGATGAGAGCATGGTGGGTGCCAGTGTCTTTTATAAAGACATCGAGCAGTGGATCAGCTCCGAAAACTCAAGCCGCCTGCTGACCCCAAGCGAAGTCACCGAGTACAACCTGGACACCAGCTACTTCAACCCGGCCACCGACCAGTTTGCCTTTACCAACCCGGTGAACTCTCCCGGCTTTGATATCCTCGGTTACGAGTTCATCTACCAGCAGCCCTTTAGCTTCCTGCCGGGCTTCTTGAAGAACTTCGGGGTGGTGACCAACTTCACCTACGTGGATGCCAAGACCGACTACGAAAAAGAAGACGGTGTCTTTGACTCGGCCCCCATCACCGGGCTGTCGAAAATCAGCTACAACGCCACCCTCTACTACGAAACCGATGTTTACGGTGCCCGCCTGTCCTACAACTACCGGGACAAGTACCTCAACAACCTGGGTACCACCAGCAACAACGGCAACGATTCCAACGGCTTTAAAGACGTGGGTTACCTCGACTTCTCGGCCTTCTACAACATCAACGACAACCTCTCCATCAGCCTTGAAGCCATCAACCTCACCGATGAGTACAGCTTCTTCTGGGTTGACCGGGACGCCCAGCGCCCCTACGAGGTGCTGCACACCGGCCGGCAATACTTCCTGGGCCTAAGGGCCAGTTTCTAA
- the kduI gene encoding 5-dehydro-4-deoxy-D-glucuronate isomerase, with product MTTHYEVRYALGKNEVKAMDTEQLRSAFLAEQLMVEGEVNWVYSHYERFMVGGAVPGKTPLALEAIDPLKAPFFLYRRELGIINVGGPGRVVADGSAFELDFKEALYLGTGNEAVRFESIDSQNPARFYLNAAPAHARYPNKKVGKSDAKVLHLGSSETANERYINQLLINGVVETCQLQMGLTELVSGSVWNTMPAHQHDRRNEVYFYFGLPQGQGVCHFMGEPTETRHIWVKNEQAVISPPWSIHCGAGTQSYSFIWGMAGENLNYDDMDKFPADVLR from the coding sequence ATGACAACCCATTACGAGGTGCGCTACGCCCTTGGCAAAAATGAGGTCAAGGCCATGGACACCGAGCAGCTGCGCAGCGCCTTTTTGGCCGAGCAGTTGATGGTCGAAGGCGAGGTGAACTGGGTTTACAGCCATTACGAGCGCTTTATGGTAGGGGGCGCCGTGCCCGGCAAAACGCCGCTGGCCCTGGAGGCCATCGACCCGCTAAAAGCGCCTTTTTTCCTCTACCGGCGCGAGCTTGGCATCATCAATGTGGGTGGCCCCGGTCGGGTGGTCGCCGATGGCAGCGCTTTTGAGCTGGATTTTAAAGAGGCGCTTTACCTTGGCACCGGCAACGAAGCGGTGCGCTTTGAAAGCATCGATAGCCAGAACCCGGCGCGTTTTTACCTTAATGCCGCCCCGGCCCATGCCCGTTATCCCAATAAGAAAGTCGGCAAGAGTGACGCCAAGGTGCTGCATCTTGGCAGCAGCGAAACCGCCAACGAGCGCTATATCAATCAGCTCCTTATCAATGGCGTGGTAGAGACCTGCCAGTTGCAGATGGGGCTGACCGAACTGGTTAGCGGCAGCGTCTGGAACACCATGCCGGCCCACCAGCACGACAGGCGCAACGAGGTGTACTTCTACTTCGGCCTGCCACAAGGGCAGGGGGTGTGCCACTTCATGGGCGAGCCCACCGAAACCCGCCATATCTGGGTGAAAAACGAGCAAGCGGTTATTTCGCCGCCCTGGTCCATTCACTGTGGCGCCGGTACCCAGAGTTACAGCTTTATCTGGGGCATGGCCGGTGAAAACCTCAATTACGACGACATGGACAAGTTCCCGGCCGATGTCCTGCGTTAA
- a CDS encoding DUF3718 domain-containing protein, whose amino-acid sequence MKRTFVLAGAAVVMLSTPALAAMDPQIENALIAVCKASISNKPFVLSGTLKEHRLSYPVVADKLVCNGQSVYNFAMDRGADRTAAQIFSRGRMGVVTIEDLSKTASNTDWSVSF is encoded by the coding sequence ATGAAACGTACCTTTGTTCTCGCCGGGGCTGCCGTGGTTATGTTGTCCACCCCGGCCCTGGCGGCAATGGACCCCCAAATCGAAAATGCCCTGATAGCAGTGTGCAAGGCATCCATTAGCAACAAGCCCTTCGTGCTCAGCGGCACCCTCAAGGAACATCGCCTGAGCTACCCGGTTGTCGCCGACAAACTGGTCTGCAACGGCCAAAGCGTTTACAACTTTGCCATGGATAGAGGCGCCGACCGCACCGCAGCCCAGATCTTCAGCCGTGGCCGCATGGGCGTGGTAACCATCGAAGACCTCAGCAAAACCGCCAGCAATACAGACTGGTCGGTGTCCTTCTAA